From Silurus meridionalis isolate SWU-2019-XX chromosome 14, ASM1480568v1, whole genome shotgun sequence, a single genomic window includes:
- the arl6ip1 gene encoding ADP-ribosylation factor-like protein 6-interacting protein 1: protein MAEGDNKSANLLAQETSQLEEQLQGWGEVILAGDQFLRWEKPWFPAVLVGGTTVLFLLIYSLDPSVLTGLSCTVMVLCLADYLVPTLAPRIFGSNKWTTEQQQRFHQICGNLVKTQRRILGWWKRLFALKEEKPKMYFLSVISTLVVVAWIGQQVHNLFLTYLMVNFLLLLPGLNQHGIITKYAGMVKREVNKLLKQKEKKNE, encoded by the exons ATGGCGGAAGGAGACAATAAAAGCGCTAATTTATTG GCTCAGGAGACGTCTCAGCTGGAGGAGCAGCTGCAGGGATGGGGCGAGGTCATTCTAGCCGGGGACCAGTTCCTGCGCTGGGAGAAGCCCTGGTTCCCCGCCGTGCTGGTGGGAGGCACCACCGTGCTCTTTCT ACTGATCTACTCTCTGGACCCGTCTGTTCTGACTGGACTGTCCTGCACCGTCATGGTTCTGTGTCTGGCTGATTACCTGGTGCCCACCCTTGCCCCACGCATCTTCGGCTCCAACAAATG GACCACTGAGCAGCAGCAGCGCTTCCATCAGATCTGCGGGAACCTGGTGAAGACCCAACGCCGCATCCTGGGCTGGTGGAAACGCCTGTTTGCCCTCAAGGAGGAGAAACCCAAGATG TACTTCCTATCGGTGATCAGCACTCTGGTGGTCGTGGCCTGGATCGGGCAGCAGGTCCATAACCTCTTCCTGACCTACCTGATGG tgaacTTCCTGCTGCTCCTGCCCGGCCTGAACCAGCACGGCATCATCACCAAGTACGCCGGCATGGTGAAGAGGGAGGTCAACAAACTGCTCaagcagaaggagaaaaagaacgagtga